CCCGAGATGTCGCGGCCCGTCATCGTGACCTTCTTGACCTTGTGCTGCTGCACGTCGGAGAAGAAGGTGGAGTACGAGAGCTGTTGCGTGGTCGCCGAGGGGGCCAGCACCAGCTTGTCCACGATGAAGATCACCAGGATGAAGATGCCGAGGACGACCAGGATCGATTTGAGGTGCTTACCCATGCGTTGCGAGACCCTTTTACCGTTCTTCCCTTAGAACGTTACTCGGTAGAACATGTCTCGCGTCTGAATGGTGGCCTGGAGCGGGGAGCACCTCCGGCCGGAGCTTCGCGAGATAGGGGAGGGTCCGGTAGCGTTCCTGGTAGTCGAGCCCGTACCCTACGACGAACTCGTCGGGGCACGTCAATCCCACGTAATCGACCGCCACGTCGACCGCCCGGTGGTACGGCTTGTCGAGCAGAACGGCCGCTCGGACCGAGGCCGGCTCACGCGCGGCCAGCATCGCGCGCAGGTAGTGCAGCGTGTGGCCGTTGTCGATGATGTCCTCGACGATCACCACGTGCCGGCCCTCGATCGCGTGGGTGGTGTCCTGGATGAGCCGCACCTCGCCGCTCGAGCGGTGGGCGTTCCCGTAGGACGAAACGGCGATGAAGTCGAGCTGGACGTCGGTCGGGCCGCCGGGAGCCTCGGCGAGCGCCCGAGCCAGATCGGCGGTCGCGAAGAGGGCGCCTTTGAGGACCCCGATCAGCACCAGCGAGCGGCCGGCGTAGTCGCGCGCGATCGCCTCGGCCGTCCGGCGGTTCGCGGCGGCGATCTCCTCGGCGCTGAAGATGACCTGCTCGATCCCGGGCGGGAGCGTCTGCTGCATGAGCGGCGAGCTTCGCGCTCCTACCTCGGCGTCCCGCGCTCGGCGGCGTCGAGCGCCGCTTCGATGCGCTCGAACGGAACGCCGCGCAGCAGATCCTGCGCGCGCAGCGCCGCGCGCAACTCGCGGCGAGCGCGCGCGCGAGCGGTCCCTTCGAGCTCGCCGCGCACGATCTCGGCGCAGCGCGCGACGGCGCGGTCCAAGTGCGGAAACTCCGCGCGCAGCTGCTCGAGCGGCGCGCGCAGCGCGTTGCGC
This window of the Candidatus Eremiobacterota bacterium genome carries:
- the hpt gene encoding hypoxanthine phosphoribosyltransferase; translated protein: MQQTLPPGIEQVIFSAEEIAAANRRTAEAIARDYAGRSLVLIGVLKGALFATADLARALAEAPGGPTDVQLDFIAVSSYGNAHRSSGEVRLIQDTTHAIEGRHVVIVEDIIDNGHTLHYLRAMLAAREPASVRAAVLLDKPYHRAVDVAVDYVGLTCPDEFVVGYGLDYQERYRTLPYLAKLRPEVLPAPGHHSDARHVLPSNVLREER